TTGCGGCAGGCTAATGCTTTCCGCGCAAGTTCACGTGCCGACTCTATGCTTATTGAACGCAAATATGCCTTAACCGCTGCAATGCTGGGAACAACCATGCTGAGTTCTTTGACCCCCAGTCCGGCAAGAATAGCAGCTCCTAAAGGTTCCCCGGCTAGTCCACCGCAAACGCCGGTCCATATTCCAGCAGCATCAGAAGCCTTGACCACCAGTTCTATTAGACGCAGCACCCCCGGATGCAGGCTGTCTGCCTTAGAGGCAAGCGTCGGGTGGACTCGGTCAATTGCCATTGTATACTGTGTCAGGTCATTGGTTCCTATAGAGAAAAAATCCACTTCTTTTGCAAATTCAGCTGACATAACGGCTACTGAAGGAACCTCAACCATGATTCCGATTTCAACGGGGTCGGCACCGACTTCAAGACGGGCCTTCTCCGCAAGACGTTTGGCCGCATCAAGGTCTTCAAGGGTTGAAACCATAGGAAACATGATTCTCACCGGTCCAAAATTGGATGCGCGATATATAGCACGCAATTGAGCCAGAAACATTTCAGGTCTGTTCAGGCAAAGACGGATTCCGCGTTCACCGAGAAACGGATTGTCTTCCGGCGGAAGATCAAGGTATGAAACAGCTTTGTCGCCGCCGATATCAAGTGTTCTGATAATGATTGGCAAACCGTTAAGGGCTTCAACCATGGCCTTATAACTCAGGTACTGTTCTTCCTCGCCCGGCGGAGTATCCCGTTCCAGAAACAAGAATTCCGTCCGCATGAGCCCAACGCCCTCTCCGCCTGCGTTAATGGCGTTTTCCGCTTCACTGACCTTGCCGATGTTGGCAACGACCTCAATTCGCTCACCGTCAGTTGTTAAAGCTGGTTCAAATCTGGTCCGATATTCTTCATTGCGTAATTCTTCCAGCTGTAGCTTGGTCTCATTGGCGGTCTTAATGTCGGCTTCGCAGGGTTCAAGGTAAAGATTGCCTGAATCTCCATCCAGAATTGCAAACGTGCCATTAGCGATATCAAGCACACTGGGGCCCGCGCCCACAATAGCCGGAATACCAAGGGACCGAGCAATAATAGCGGAATGAGATGTAGGCCCGCCGCTAGCTGTGCAAAAGCCAAGTATGAATGCAGGGTCCAGTTGTGCGGTATCCGATGGAGTTAAATCTTCAGCGATAAGTATCACCGGTGATTCCGGTGTAAATGGTTCATCCTGAACAACTCCTGCCAAATGTTTTAGAACACGCCTCCCGATATCACGCAGATCCATAGCCCTTGCTGCCAGCAGTTCATCACCGTGCTGTTCCATGGCATGGACACGGTCATCAATAACCTGCCGCCATGCGTAACCTGCGCTCTTTCCTTTACGAATAAGATCATGGGTTTCGGCAAGCATTTCAGGATCATCCAAAAAAGCCTCATGGGCCTTGAAAATTGCTGCACGCGGTTCACCTGACTTGGCCCTTACTTCTTCATAAAGGAGGCGCAGATTTTGGCGGGCAGCACTGATTGCATGATTCAATTCGTCTGATTCATGCTCTGGATCTTTACCCAAGGCTTCCACCACAATCCGCCGCTGAGTCAACTGATGCACAGGACCAGTGGCAAGTCCGGGGGAAGCAGTACATCCGGGAATGGTTTTCTTTACATCTTCAGGAACCCAGCCATGCGCGACTTGAGTGATACTTTCTTCTTCCGCCTCTTCACCAAGCCCGGCGTCCACGGCATCTTTCAAAGCAGCAAGAGCAATTCCCGATTCCACACCCTTAGCGTGTATACGAATCGTTTTCCCGCCGGAGACACCTAGTTTAAGCAATGAGGCAAGACTCTTACCATTGCCTGACCGTCCACCGAACTCCACCTGAATCTCTGCATCGAACCGCTTGGCGATATCTACAAAAAAAGTTGCAGGACGGGCATGAAGTCCATGTTCCCCCATAATTGTAACATCAATTGATGAATCAAAATCAGAAACGTCCAGAGTTGGAGCCGGCCGGGATTCCGTTTTGCATTCCCCACTTAAAACTCCCACGATGTCTGCCGCATCATTAGTCACTGACAGACGGGCGACAGTCTCTTTATCGTCCAGCACGTGTGTCAGGTTGGTCAGAATTTCAATATGCTCATCAGATTTGGCTGCAATCCCGATTACCAGATTTACTATTTCACCGGGATTCCAGGCCACTCCTTCCGGAATCTGCAAAACAGCGATACCTGTCTTTATAATTTTATCCCGGTTTTCAGGCAGACCATGCGGAATAGAGATGCCGTTTCCAAGAAAAGTATTCGCAACTCCTTCCCTTCTTTTCATGCTCTCAATATACTCAGGATCAATATAACCCTGCCGCACCAGAATTTTGCCGACTTTTTCAATTGCTTCAGTCTTTCCTGAAGCAGTTGCCCCCAACTCAATGCTTGTCTGGTCAAAACTGATCATGCCTGCCTCCTGTTCCGGTTCAGGTCTTTGAAATTTTATTGTAATCGATTACAATATACAAAAAAGAAATTGATCTTTTCCTTCGTATACTACCGAGTATAGAATTTGGCTTTTATTATACATACAATTTTAATCTTGTAAACAAGGCTGATTTTGTAGCATCCAAGCTTAAAAAGTATTTCTTAATAACCAATTAGAAGCAAAATACCGCCATGTTGATCCAAAATAAGTTGTAAAAAAAATTGTAATCGATTACATTATTACTAACAGCATGAGGTAAGATATGAGAATTAAAGATATTGCTGAAGCCGCAGGGGTTTCTACCGCTACTGTTTCACGTGTTTTGGGCGGCAAACCGAATGTCCGGGAGGAAGTCCGGGAAAAAGTGCTGAAAGTAGTCGCCAGGACCAATTACAGACCCGATAAGGCAGCCCAAAGGCTGCGCTCAAAAAAATCAACCTACATAGGACTCATTGTAGCTGATATTCAAAGTCCTTTTTTTGCATCAGTGGCAAGGGCTGTAGAAGATGTAGCCCAAAAAAACGATTACAGTGTTATCTTTTGCAATACTGATGAGAATCACGAAAAAGAGCGCATGTACCTTGAAATGATGCAGAGTGAGAACGCTGCCGGGATCATATTGGCTCCTACCCTGCGGCTTTCCGATAATTTTGAACTGACCAGATATTATACCTCGCCCATTGTCGTTATAGACCGGCAGGTTAACGGATATGCTGCTGACATGGTCCTGATAGACAACCATCAGGCTGCCTTAGAATTAACCAGACATGTGCTGGCGCATGGTTACAAACGCATTGCCGCCCTTTTCGGTGACAATAGCGCCACGGGACAGCAGCGCAAAGCAGGTTTCAATCAAGCGATACAAGAATCAGGGCTTGCCAAAGAAGATGTGATAACCAAGACCCTGCCGGCCACAGATCAAGCCGCCCATGAAGCTATTACCGAATTGCTGAATCATGCAACTCCTCCCGAAGCCATCATTACCAGCAATGGTAGACTTGGAGCTGGAGCATTCAAAGCTATAAGAGATAAAGAACTCCCCATTCCAGAGTCCGTGGCTTTTGCAAGCTTTGACGAGTCAATCTGGACTTCCATGACCCGCCCCGCCATCACCGTCGTTGAACAGCCGACTTACGCCATTGGCCAGACTGCCTGTGAGTTGCTTCTTAAACGTATTGATGACCCCAAACGTCCGTCAAGAAAAGTTGTTCTTGAAAGCAGACTGATCGTGAGACAATCCTGTGGTGGGGAAATATAAAACAACGTAAACTCC
Above is a genomic segment from Maridesulfovibrio sp. containing:
- a CDS encoding LacI family DNA-binding transcriptional regulator, giving the protein MRIKDIAEAAGVSTATVSRVLGGKPNVREEVREKVLKVVARTNYRPDKAAQRLRSKKSTYIGLIVADIQSPFFASVARAVEDVAQKNDYSVIFCNTDENHEKERMYLEMMQSENAAGIILAPTLRLSDNFELTRYYTSPIVVIDRQVNGYAADMVLIDNHQAALELTRHVLAHGYKRIAALFGDNSATGQQRKAGFNQAIQESGLAKEDVITKTLPATDQAAHEAITELLNHATPPEAIITSNGRLGAGAFKAIRDKELPIPESVAFASFDESIWTSMTRPAITVVEQPTYAIGQTACELLLKRIDDPKRPSRKVVLESRLIVRQSCGGEI
- the ptsP gene encoding phosphoenolpyruvate--protein phosphotransferase; protein product: MISFDQTSIELGATASGKTEAIEKVGKILVRQGYIDPEYIESMKRREGVANTFLGNGISIPHGLPENRDKIIKTGIAVLQIPEGVAWNPGEIVNLVIGIAAKSDEHIEILTNLTHVLDDKETVARLSVTNDAADIVGVLSGECKTESRPAPTLDVSDFDSSIDVTIMGEHGLHARPATFFVDIAKRFDAEIQVEFGGRSGNGKSLASLLKLGVSGGKTIRIHAKGVESGIALAALKDAVDAGLGEEAEEESITQVAHGWVPEDVKKTIPGCTASPGLATGPVHQLTQRRIVVEALGKDPEHESDELNHAISAARQNLRLLYEEVRAKSGEPRAAIFKAHEAFLDDPEMLAETHDLIRKGKSAGYAWRQVIDDRVHAMEQHGDELLAARAMDLRDIGRRVLKHLAGVVQDEPFTPESPVILIAEDLTPSDTAQLDPAFILGFCTASGGPTSHSAIIARSLGIPAIVGAGPSVLDIANGTFAILDGDSGNLYLEPCEADIKTANETKLQLEELRNEEYRTRFEPALTTDGERIEVVANIGKVSEAENAINAGGEGVGLMRTEFLFLERDTPPGEEEQYLSYKAMVEALNGLPIIIRTLDIGGDKAVSYLDLPPEDNPFLGERGIRLCLNRPEMFLAQLRAIYRASNFGPVRIMFPMVSTLEDLDAAKRLAEKARLEVGADPVEIGIMVEVPSVAVMSAEFAKEVDFFSIGTNDLTQYTMAIDRVHPTLASKADSLHPGVLRLIELVVKASDAAGIWTGVCGGLAGEPLGAAILAGLGVKELSMVVPSIAAVKAYLRSISIESARELARKALACRNSKEVRALDLP